A stretch of Desulfotalea psychrophila LSv54 DNA encodes these proteins:
- the folK gene encoding 2-amino-4-hydroxy-6-hydroxymethyldihydropteridine diphosphokinase: protein MAKVIAYIGMGSNLGDSRALLLAAWQHLANLKGVETVSLSSPYQSAPVGMESDNLFVNAVGCLRVEISALNLLDQLLATEAHFGRKRSPDQLGYQDRSLDLDLLYYADERMQTARLTLPHPHLADRLFVLSPLREIAPDWQEWEGGRTVTLLEEDLQRRLRLGVLESQDIEKISW from the coding sequence TTGGCAAAGGTAATAGCCTATATAGGTATGGGGTCTAATCTGGGTGACAGCCGGGCCCTTCTTCTTGCGGCCTGGCAGCATTTGGCCAATCTTAAGGGTGTAGAGACTGTCTCCCTCTCCTCTCCCTATCAGAGCGCCCCTGTTGGCATGGAGAGTGATAATCTCTTTGTTAACGCGGTTGGCTGCCTGCGGGTAGAGATCTCGGCCCTGAACCTCCTTGACCAGCTGTTGGCAACGGAGGCCCATTTTGGCCGAAAACGTTCTCCGGATCAGCTGGGATATCAGGATCGTAGTCTGGATCTTGATCTGTTATACTATGCTGATGAGCGGATGCAGACAGCTCGTCTGACTCTGCCTCATCCCCATCTTGCCGACCGTCTCTTTGTTCTCTCTCCTTTGCGGGAGATTGCCCCGGATTGGCAGGAGTGGGAGGGGGGAAGGACGGTGACCCTGCTTGAAGAAGATCTGCAACGTCGTTTGCGATTGGGAGTTTTAGAGAGTCAGGATATAGAAAAAATATCTTGGTAA
- the dapB gene encoding 4-hydroxy-tetrahydrodipicolinate reductase: protein MTKVIIAGASGRMGQRVAHMVEAHPELEYAAAFEAAGNPAIGKDIGRIVFGEENGVIVGEGLESVIADGDVIIDFTFHTATMEFARIAAKHGKAMVIGTTGLSVDELAELKDLSASFPCVQAPNMSVCVNVLFKLAKKTAAILGDDYDIEILEAHHNKKKDAPSGTALKLAEMAAEGVGRNLAEVGVYERNGIIGERDPKEIGIQTLRAADIVGEHTIYFAGAGERLEISHRAHSRDHFAKGAATAAAWLVGRENGIYDMFDVLGLQDL, encoded by the coding sequence ATGACAAAAGTTATTATAGCAGGCGCCAGCGGGCGCATGGGGCAGCGGGTTGCCCATATGGTAGAGGCCCATCCTGAGCTTGAATACGCGGCAGCCTTTGAGGCGGCAGGAAATCCTGCCATTGGTAAGGATATTGGTCGGATTGTCTTCGGTGAAGAAAATGGGGTCATTGTTGGGGAAGGTCTTGAATCAGTTATTGCCGATGGCGATGTGATTATAGACTTTACCTTTCATACGGCCACCATGGAGTTTGCTCGTATTGCCGCTAAGCACGGTAAGGCCATGGTTATTGGTACCACCGGACTTTCCGTCGATGAGCTTGCTGAGCTCAAGGACCTCTCTGCCTCCTTTCCCTGTGTTCAGGCACCCAATATGTCCGTCTGTGTTAACGTCCTCTTTAAGCTGGCCAAGAAGACGGCTGCTATCCTTGGCGATGACTATGATATCGAGATTCTTGAGGCCCATCACAATAAGAAGAAGGATGCACCCAGTGGAACTGCCCTTAAGCTTGCCGAGATGGCGGCCGAGGGTGTGGGGCGTAATCTGGCCGAGGTGGGTGTCTATGAGCGTAACGGTATCATCGGCGAGCGTGATCCCAAGGAGATAGGTATCCAAACCCTGCGGGCGGCGGATATTGTCGGCGAGCATACCATCTACTTTGCCGGTGCCGGTGAACGGTTGGAGATCTCTCATCGTGCCCATAGTCGGGACCATTTTGCTAAAGGCGCGGCCACGGCTGCGGCTTGGTTGGTGGGACGCGAGAATGGCATCTACGATATGTTTGATGTCCTCGGCTTGCAGGATCTATAG
- the dapA gene encoding 4-hydroxy-tetrahydrodipicolinate synthase, producing the protein MEKFHGAYVAIITPFINGEVDEQSFVDLIEFQIANGTHGIVPCGTTGESATLSFDEHKQVMDLAIKTVAGRVPVIAGAGANNTLEAIDLSESAKESGADAILSVAPYYNKPSQEGIYQHFKAIAEAVDIPMFLYNVPGRTVVNIAPETTARLAGIDNIIGIKEACGCLEQISDVIRKCPEDFIVLSGDDFTSMPTNVIGGKGVISVISNVFPKGMAEMQEATFAGDWDRARQLHYQMYDMMKQMFAAPSPAPAKKALELMGVIREGLPRIPMTPIDDDNLANLKLAMKGLNLI; encoded by the coding sequence ATGGAAAAGTTTCACGGTGCCTATGTGGCAATTATTACACCGTTTATCAACGGTGAGGTGGATGAACAGAGTTTTGTTGATCTGATAGAGTTTCAGATAGCCAATGGCACCCACGGTATTGTTCCCTGTGGAACCACGGGTGAATCGGCAACCCTCAGTTTTGATGAGCATAAGCAGGTGATGGACCTTGCCATTAAGACGGTGGCTGGTCGGGTTCCAGTTATTGCCGGAGCAGGGGCTAATAATACCCTTGAGGCGATAGATCTCTCCGAGAGTGCCAAGGAGAGCGGTGCGGATGCAATACTCTCCGTTGCCCCCTACTATAACAAACCGAGTCAGGAGGGTATTTATCAGCATTTTAAGGCCATTGCCGAGGCTGTTGATATCCCGATGTTTCTCTATAATGTGCCAGGACGGACGGTGGTTAATATTGCTCCGGAAACCACGGCCCGACTTGCTGGGATTGATAATATCATCGGTATAAAAGAGGCCTGTGGTTGTCTTGAGCAGATCTCCGATGTGATTCGTAAATGCCCGGAGGATTTCATTGTTCTCTCAGGCGATGATTTCACCTCTATGCCCACCAATGTTATTGGCGGCAAGGGCGTTATTTCTGTTATCTCCAATGTCTTCCCTAAGGGGATGGCGGAGATGCAGGAGGCCACCTTTGCCGGCGACTGGGATCGCGCCCGTCAGCTTCACTATCAGATGTATGATATGATGAAGCAGATGTTCGCCGCTCCAAGTCCTGCTCCTGCTAAGAAGGCTTTGGAGCTGATGGGTGTTATCCGAGAGGGACTGCCTCGTATTCCCATGACCCCCATTGATGATGATAATCTTGCCAATCTTAAGCTTGCCATGAAGGGTCTCAACTTGATTTAA
- the dapF gene encoding diaminopimelate epimerase produces the protein MDHMEKGALSFTKMSGAGNDFIFIDNREGAVPPAIRAKLAAHICPRMFSVGADGIIFIEKSSIADFSWDFYNADGSLAEMCGNGARCAARYAFSRGIAGAKMSFATLAGIIEAEVFADDTVCLQMTAPEDYRSGLSLELGGTSCQVDFLNTGVPHAVVYVDEVSEGQGIGNIPVQEWGRIVRNHDHFAPAGTNVNFVSRGEGNSLYVRTYERGVEDETMACGTGAVAAALCFSKKYGFASPVNIVSSGGEILSIAFKTGCPPQEAAPSLSGPARIIYQGELAAEALPADIVKELGKR, from the coding sequence ATGGATCATATGGAAAAGGGTGCACTCTCTTTTACCAAGATGAGTGGCGCCGGTAATGATTTTATCTTTATTGATAATAGAGAGGGGGCTGTCCCCCCTGCCATTCGGGCAAAACTTGCAGCCCATATCTGCCCTCGGATGTTTTCTGTCGGTGCCGATGGTATTATCTTTATTGAGAAGAGTAGCATAGCAGATTTTTCCTGGGATTTTTATAATGCCGATGGCTCCCTGGCTGAGATGTGTGGTAATGGGGCTCGCTGTGCGGCTCGTTATGCCTTCAGCCGTGGCATTGCCGGGGCGAAGATGTCTTTTGCCACTCTGGCCGGCATCATCGAGGCAGAGGTTTTTGCCGATGATACAGTCTGTCTGCAGATGACTGCTCCTGAAGATTATCGTTCAGGTCTCTCCCTTGAGCTTGGCGGCACCTCCTGTCAGGTCGATTTTCTTAATACCGGTGTTCCCCATGCGGTGGTCTATGTCGATGAGGTCAGTGAGGGGCAGGGGATTGGCAATATCCCGGTTCAGGAGTGGGGCAGGATTGTCCGCAATCATGACCATTTTGCTCCCGCTGGCACCAATGTCAATTTTGTCTCTCGGGGCGAGGGCAATAGCCTCTATGTTCGTACCTATGAGCGTGGTGTCGAGGATGAGACCATGGCCTGCGGTACAGGGGCGGTGGCTGCGGCTCTCTGTTTCAGTAAAAAATATGGCTTTGCTTCACCGGTAAATATTGTAAGTTCAGGTGGAGAGATTTTAAGCATTGCCTTTAAGACGGGCTGTCCTCCTCAGGAGGCGGCGCCATCTCTTAGCGGGCCTGCGCGAATTATCTATCAGGGAGAGCTGGCTGCAGAGGCTCTGCCCGCTGATATAGTAAAGGAACTTGGAAAGCGTTAA
- a CDS encoding fibronectin type III domain-containing protein, with protein sequence MKMAQRLQLGCSVLVGALLLVSGGCGFKNPPVAPQTVVPTAIRDLRYTIDAEGAHLTWSYPLESVAGTKLQSIDSFDFYRGQMPLEEVCENCPIPFDPPTSLPGGEVFDGETPQRGELAVSSLVSGNKYFFAIRSRTSWWAASSDSNIVSFIWFTPAAAPANFKVLAGDGQIELSWQPVERLIDGSSSQYPLLYQVQRSSGGASFQNIGDLLESTGYLDRRVARGKKYSYRVQSLMDYQGEFAQGSYSKVAQVESVDRTAPPTPRGLLAIRVGAGIKLVWQGVKVDDLAGYRLYRRGEDQKDFSLVKEVAADVIVYTDPVPDKGRYFYVVRAIDTAQPANESPASQEAFPRYQ encoded by the coding sequence ATGAAGATGGCGCAGAGACTGCAGTTGGGATGTTCAGTTCTTGTGGGAGCACTCTTACTTGTCAGTGGCGGTTGTGGTTTTAAAAATCCGCCCGTGGCTCCGCAGACAGTGGTGCCTACGGCAATCCGGGATCTGCGCTATACTATTGATGCTGAAGGTGCGCATCTTACCTGGTCCTATCCTCTTGAGAGCGTTGCCGGGACGAAGTTACAGTCCATTGATAGCTTTGACTTCTATCGGGGCCAGATGCCCCTGGAAGAAGTCTGTGAAAATTGTCCCATTCCTTTTGATCCGCCAACGTCTCTGCCCGGTGGTGAGGTCTTTGATGGAGAGACTCCCCAGAGGGGGGAACTTGCCGTCTCGTCACTTGTTTCTGGCAATAAGTACTTCTTTGCCATTCGCTCCCGTACTAGTTGGTGGGCAGCAAGTTCTGACTCTAATATAGTCTCCTTTATCTGGTTTACCCCTGCTGCAGCTCCTGCAAACTTCAAGGTTCTGGCAGGCGATGGCCAGATCGAGTTGAGTTGGCAGCCGGTAGAAAGGCTGATTGACGGCAGCTCTTCTCAGTACCCTCTGCTCTATCAGGTTCAGAGGTCTTCTGGTGGTGCTAGCTTTCAAAATATTGGTGATCTTCTTGAGAGCACAGGATATCTTGATCGTCGTGTTGCCCGGGGCAAGAAGTACAGCTATCGGGTGCAGAGCCTTATGGACTATCAGGGTGAGTTTGCTCAAGGGTCCTATAGCAAGGTGGCTCAGGTTGAGTCCGTTGATCGAACTGCGCCTCCAACCCCGCGCGGTCTTCTTGCTATTCGGGTCGGGGCTGGTATTAAACTTGTTTGGCAGGGGGTGAAGGTGGACGATCTTGCCGGCTATCGCCTCTATCGACGAGGGGAAGATCAGAAGGACTTTAGTCTGGTTAAGGAGGTGGCAGCTGATGTTATTGTCTATACGGATCCCGTTCCGGATAAGGGTCGTTATTTTTATGTGGTGAGGGCAATTGATACTGCCCAACCCGCCAACGAGAGTCCTGCCTCTCAGGAAGCCTTTCCTCGTTACCAATAA
- the argH gene encoding argininosuccinate lyase, with product MTEQKSKKLWGGRFSEAMAASVEKFSESISYDVRLYKYDIAGSKAHATMLSSQGIISPEELEQIIAGLSSIEADIEAGVFEFKTEYEDVHMNIEQALVDRIGAAGSRLHAARSRNDQIALDFKMYLRDQCDHLVELLDGACRAFTVVGRKYLGDIMPGYTHTQRAQPVLITHHMLAYYEMFRRDRDRILDCRKRLNLSPLGCAAMAGTGLPINREQVAKALGFAGVTANSMDTSADRDYAIELTSCLTMIQLHLSRLAEELVTWSTSEYKFVDISDSFCTGSSIMPQKKNPDIAELIRGKSGRVVGSLISLITMMKGLPLTYNRDQQEDKEPVFDAIDTVSASLSITAEMMAHMKFNTARCAEATETGFITATDLADYLVMKDVPFRQAHHIVGSAVAACIAKGCELPDLTLTEMQEFSPVIESDVFAVLTAEGSVNSRVSTGGTGLVRVTEALTLAEKCVGIA from the coding sequence ATGACAGAGCAAAAATCAAAGAAGTTGTGGGGTGGACGTTTTAGCGAAGCAATGGCAGCCTCGGTGGAAAAATTCAGCGAGTCCATCAGCTATGATGTCCGTTTGTACAAGTATGATATTGCCGGCTCTAAGGCCCATGCGACTATGCTCAGCAGTCAGGGAATTATTTCCCCGGAAGAACTTGAGCAGATCATTGCAGGACTTTCCAGTATTGAGGCAGATATTGAGGCAGGAGTCTTCGAATTTAAGACCGAGTATGAAGATGTTCATATGAACATTGAGCAGGCTCTGGTGGATCGCATTGGCGCTGCTGGCTCTCGTTTGCATGCAGCTCGTAGCCGTAATGATCAGATCGCCCTCGACTTCAAGATGTATCTTCGTGATCAATGTGACCATCTGGTAGAGCTTCTCGATGGTGCCTGTCGTGCCTTTACTGTGGTTGGTCGTAAGTATCTTGGCGATATTATGCCTGGTTATACCCATACTCAGCGTGCTCAGCCGGTACTCATCACCCACCATATGCTGGCCTATTACGAGATGTTCAGACGTGATCGTGATCGTATCCTCGACTGCCGTAAACGTCTCAATCTCTCTCCCCTTGGCTGTGCTGCCATGGCGGGAACCGGTCTGCCCATTAATCGTGAGCAGGTGGCTAAGGCTCTGGGCTTTGCCGGTGTTACCGCAAACTCCATGGATACCTCTGCGGATCGCGATTATGCAATTGAGCTGACCTCCTGCCTTACTATGATTCAGCTCCACCTCTCCCGTCTTGCCGAAGAGTTGGTGACCTGGTCTACCTCTGAGTATAAGTTTGTGGATATTTCCGATAGTTTCTGTACCGGATCTTCCATTATGCCCCAGAAGAAAAACCCTGATATTGCCGAGCTTATCCGCGGTAAGTCTGGCCGGGTTGTGGGTAGCCTGATCAGCCTTATCACCATGATGAAGGGATTGCCGCTCACCTATAATCGTGATCAGCAGGAAGATAAGGAACCGGTATTTGATGCTATTGATACCGTATCTGCCTCCCTTTCTATCACCGCCGAGATGATGGCGCATATGAAGTTTAATACCGCTCGTTGCGCTGAAGCCACCGAGACCGGTTTTATCACGGCAACGGATCTTGCCGACTATCTGGTAATGAAGGATGTGCCATTTCGTCAGGCCCATCATATCGTCGGTAGCGCAGTTGCCGCCTGTATTGCCAAGGGTTGCGAGCTTCCCGATCTTACCCTTACGGAAATGCAGGAGTTCTCTCCGGTTATTGAAAGCGACGTTTTCGCCGTGCTTACCGCAGAGGGTTCTGTCAATAGTCGTGTCTCCACCGGTGGAACAGGCCTTGTCCGGGTGACAGAAGCGCTCACCCTTGCTGAAAAATGTGTGGGGATAGCCTAA
- a CDS encoding argininosuccinate synthase, with translation MSVDKIVLAYSGGLDTSVILKWLANEYECPVVAYSANIGQIEDWDAVKEKGMATGADKVIVSDLQKEFVEDYIFPAFRASAIYEGTYLLGTSLARPLISKEQVRIAHAEGANAVSHGATGKGNDQVRFELGYIGLDPSLQIIAPWRTWDLNSRTRLEEYAKQHNIPVPTTKKNPYSSDENLLHISFEGGILESPWNEPDPDMFKLTVSPEMAPDKPTYLEITFQNGDPIALDGVAMEPLELFRALNKVAGENAVGRLDLVENRFVGMKSRGVYETPGGTLLYHAHRDLETICLDREVMKIRDSLVPRYAELIYNGFWFSPERELLQMTMDTAQKTVSGVVRMKLYKGNCFSVGRKSDQSLYKEDFATFEADDVYDQGDATGFIRLNGLRLKINALQGK, from the coding sequence ATGAGCGTTGATAAAATTGTACTCGCCTATTCAGGCGGTTTAGATACATCTGTTATTTTAAAGTGGTTGGCCAATGAGTATGAATGTCCTGTTGTTGCCTATTCTGCTAATATTGGCCAGATAGAGGATTGGGATGCAGTTAAGGAAAAGGGTATGGCCACCGGTGCCGATAAGGTAATCGTTTCCGACCTGCAGAAGGAATTTGTTGAAGATTATATCTTCCCCGCCTTTCGTGCATCTGCAATTTACGAGGGCACCTATCTTCTTGGTACCTCTCTTGCCCGTCCACTTATCTCTAAAGAGCAGGTACGTATTGCCCATGCAGAGGGTGCCAACGCCGTAAGTCATGGCGCCACCGGTAAGGGTAACGATCAGGTTCGTTTTGAGCTCGGTTATATCGGTCTTGATCCTAGTCTGCAGATCATTGCTCCATGGCGTACCTGGGATCTCAACTCCCGTACCAGACTTGAAGAGTATGCTAAGCAGCATAATATTCCTGTGCCAACCACCAAGAAAAACCCCTATAGCTCCGATGAGAACCTGCTTCACATCAGCTTTGAGGGCGGCATCCTTGAGAGCCCATGGAATGAGCCTGATCCGGATATGTTCAAACTCACCGTCTCTCCTGAGATGGCCCCGGACAAGCCTACCTATCTGGAAATCACCTTTCAAAACGGTGATCCTATAGCCCTTGATGGCGTTGCCATGGAACCACTTGAGCTTTTCAGAGCGCTTAATAAGGTTGCCGGTGAAAATGCTGTTGGTCGTCTTGATCTTGTCGAGAACCGTTTCGTTGGTATGAAGAGTCGTGGTGTCTATGAGACTCCTGGTGGAACCCTGCTCTATCATGCTCACCGTGATCTTGAGACCATCTGTCTCGATCGTGAGGTGATGAAGATTCGTGACTCTTTGGTGCCTCGTTATGCTGAGCTTATCTACAATGGTTTCTGGTTCTCACCTGAGCGCGAGCTTCTCCAGATGACCATGGATACTGCCCAGAAGACCGTAAGCGGTGTGGTACGTATGAAGCTTTATAAGGGCAACTGTTTTTCTGTTGGCCGTAAGTCTGATCAGAGTCTTTACAAAGAAGATTTTGCCACCTTTGAAGCAGATGATGTATATGACCAGGGCGATGCCACCGGTTTTATCCGTCTCAATGGCCTTCGTTTGAAGATCAACGCACTGCAGGGCAAGTAA
- the argF gene encoding ornithine carbamoyltransferase gives MPDHLSSLGDFTGEEIASLIARAIELKEERSRGIRHQQLAGKSVALIFEKPSTRTRVSFESAMYGLGGQVLFLSGRDTQLSRSEPLKDMARVMSRYVDGIVVRTFGQEVVNELAQYATVPVINALTDLHHPCQILSDIMTVIEKKGAIQDLKIVWVGDGNNMANSWIQAAAKLGFELILACPEGYDPDAEILAAAQAEGAKPITLLRDPQTAVLGADVINVDVFASMGQESEQDERLKIFASYQVNAEMMAKAADDAIVLHCLPAHRGEEITEDVLEGPQCVAFDEAENKMHMHKAILERFLG, from the coding sequence ATGCCAGATCATTTGTCGTCATTGGGAGATTTTACCGGGGAAGAGATTGCCAGCCTTATAGCCAGAGCCATTGAGCTTAAAGAGGAGCGATCCCGGGGTATTCGCCATCAGCAGCTTGCAGGTAAGAGCGTTGCTCTGATCTTTGAAAAACCATCCACCAGAACCCGTGTCTCCTTTGAATCGGCTATGTACGGTCTTGGCGGTCAGGTTCTTTTTCTCTCTGGTCGTGACACCCAGTTGTCAAGATCGGAGCCTCTGAAGGATATGGCTCGGGTCATGTCCCGTTATGTTGATGGTATAGTTGTCCGTACCTTTGGTCAGGAAGTGGTAAATGAGCTTGCCCAGTATGCTACCGTGCCGGTGATCAATGCCCTTACCGATCTTCATCATCCCTGTCAGATTCTCAGCGATATCATGACGGTAATTGAGAAGAAAGGTGCTATTCAGGATCTAAAGATTGTCTGGGTGGGTGATGGTAATAATATGGCCAACTCCTGGATTCAGGCAGCGGCAAAACTTGGTTTTGAGTTGATTCTTGCCTGCCCTGAAGGGTATGATCCTGATGCTGAGATTCTTGCCGCAGCCCAGGCCGAGGGAGCAAAGCCTATTACCCTTCTGCGTGATCCTCAAACGGCTGTGCTTGGCGCTGATGTTATAAATGTTGACGTTTTTGCCTCAATGGGGCAAGAAAGTGAGCAGGATGAGCGCCTGAAAATTTTTGCAAGCTATCAGGTAAATGCAGAAATGATGGCAAAGGCAGCCGATGATGCCATCGTCCTCCACTGTCTTCCTGCCCATCGTGGTGAGGAGATTACAGAAGATGTACTTGAGGGACCTCAGTGTGTCGCCTTTGATGAGGCAGAGAATAAAATGCACATGCACAAGGCAATTCTTGAGCGATTTCTTGGGTAG
- a CDS encoding acetylornithine transaminase: MTNESVKERADKVLVGNYGRYPVAFTEGTGCVLTDANGKKYVDFLAGIAVCSLGHCHPRIVNAIREQSERLIHVSNLYYTEAQTRLAELLVENSFGDKVFFCNSGAEANEAAIKLARIHAPAGKNKIISLTGAFHGRTMVTLAATGQARFCAGFEPIPTGFAAAPFADLDALEAMIDDTVCAVLCEPLQGEGGVRPLGREYLQGIRDICDRHGVLLIFDEVQTGVGRSGSLFAHQVFGVEPDIMTLAKGLASGMPIGAIITRDAVAASLVPGSHGSTFGGNPVVCAAASTNLEVILEDGFLAEVKSVAEHLAQSLGKLVKEFPAIFTEERGLGLLRGLVMTEEGKKSGSKIVMEMLEKGFLINFAGGVALRFAPPLVVSREQCDSLAAALREVLSVL, from the coding sequence ATGACGAATGAATCGGTAAAAGAGAGGGCGGATAAGGTACTCGTTGGTAACTACGGTAGATATCCTGTAGCCTTTACAGAGGGAACAGGCTGTGTGCTCACCGACGCGAACGGTAAGAAATATGTGGATTTTCTGGCAGGCATTGCTGTCTGTAGTCTGGGACACTGTCATCCCCGGATAGTAAATGCTATCCGCGAGCAGTCCGAGCGCCTTATCCATGTTTCAAATCTTTATTATACCGAGGCCCAGACTCGCCTTGCTGAACTGTTGGTGGAAAATAGCTTTGGCGACAAGGTCTTCTTTTGTAATTCCGGCGCCGAGGCCAATGAGGCGGCGATTAAGCTTGCCCGTATTCATGCCCCTGCCGGCAAGAATAAGATTATCTCTTTGACGGGGGCATTTCATGGCCGGACCATGGTAACCCTGGCGGCAACGGGGCAGGCCAGATTCTGCGCAGGTTTTGAGCCTATTCCCACCGGTTTTGCCGCAGCCCCCTTTGCCGATCTTGATGCCCTTGAGGCAATGATTGATGATACGGTCTGTGCTGTTCTCTGCGAACCCCTGCAGGGAGAGGGCGGAGTACGCCCCCTTGGCAGGGAATATCTGCAGGGCATTCGGGATATCTGTGATCGTCACGGTGTCTTACTGATATTTGATGAGGTTCAGACCGGTGTTGGCCGTTCAGGCAGTCTCTTTGCCCATCAGGTATTCGGGGTGGAACCAGATATCATGACTCTGGCCAAGGGCCTGGCCTCGGGTATGCCCATCGGTGCCATTATTACCCGTGATGCCGTTGCCGCAAGTTTGGTGCCGGGAAGCCATGGTTCTACCTTTGGCGGAAACCCTGTTGTCTGTGCTGCGGCAAGCACCAATCTGGAGGTGATTCTTGAGGATGGCTTCTTGGCTGAGGTGAAGTCCGTGGCTGAGCATCTGGCCCAGAGCCTCGGCAAACTTGTTAAAGAATTTCCTGCCATTTTCACTGAGGAGCGTGGCTTGGGGCTACTTCGGGGTCTGGTGATGACCGAGGAGGGGAAGAAGAGTGGTTCAAAGATTGTTATGGAAATGCTTGAAAAGGGCTTTCTGATCAACTTTGCCGGTGGCGTTGCCCTGCGCTTTGCCCCGCCTTTGGTGGTAAGCCGGGAGCAGTGTGACTCTCTGGCAGCCGCTCTCAGGGAAGTTTTGTCAGTGCTGTAG
- the argB gene encoding acetylglutamate kinase — translation MNDTVEKSIERAKVLIESLPYMQEFRHKTIVIKYGGHAMVDEALKKQFALDVILLKQIGINPIIVHGGGPQINNLLDRLDIKPSYVQGMRVTDGETMDVVEMVLVGKVNKEIVGLINHCGGKAVGLSGRDGDLVCAEQLQMNQAQVGDNPPELIDVGRVGQVTKINSHVLETLSQDDFIPIIAPVGVGEDGRAFNINADLVASAIAAELSAEKLILLTDVPGVKNKAGDLLTTLEWQELNGLIEDGTIMGGMIPKVRCCEDAVKGGVAKTYIVDGRVEHAILLEIFTRDGVGTEIY, via the coding sequence ATGAACGATACTGTGGAAAAGAGCATAGAAAGGGCAAAGGTCCTAATAGAGTCACTGCCCTATATGCAGGAATTTCGGCATAAGACCATCGTTATTAAGTACGGTGGGCATGCAATGGTTGATGAGGCGTTGAAGAAGCAGTTTGCCCTTGATGTGATTTTGCTCAAGCAGATTGGCATCAACCCTATCATTGTTCACGGTGGTGGCCCGCAGATAAATAACCTCCTTGACCGATTGGATATTAAGCCGAGCTATGTTCAGGGTATGCGTGTCACCGATGGTGAGACCATGGATGTGGTGGAGATGGTGCTGGTGGGTAAGGTCAATAAGGAAATTGTTGGTCTGATTAATCACTGTGGCGGTAAGGCAGTTGGCCTGTCGGGCCGGGATGGTGACCTTGTCTGTGCCGAACAATTGCAGATGAATCAGGCCCAGGTAGGTGATAATCCCCCTGAGCTGATAGACGTCGGCCGTGTTGGTCAGGTAACAAAGATTAACTCCCATGTTTTGGAAACCCTCAGTCAGGATGATTTTATTCCGATTATTGCTCCCGTGGGTGTCGGTGAGGATGGTCGGGCCTTTAATATTAATGCAGATCTGGTGGCCAGTGCTATTGCCGCAGAGCTCTCTGCTGAGAAGTTGATTCTTTTAACAGATGTGCCGGGGGTTAAGAATAAGGCCGGTGATCTGTTAACTACCCTTGAATGGCAGGAGCTGAACGGGCTGATAGAGGATGGCACCATTATGGGTGGCATGATTCCTAAGGTGCGTTGCTGTGAAGATGCGGTCAAGGGCGGTGTAGCAAAAACATATATCGTAGATGGTCGGGTTGAGCATGCTATTTTGCTCGAAATTTTCACCCGGGACGGGGTGGGAACAGAAATTTATTAA
- the lptA gene encoding lipopolysaccharide transport periplasmic protein LptA: MKARKLLSILFCYTLLQTLIASTAFAKDAPIYIEANHMTSTENTNTVFFEGDVDAKQDDVRIRSNKMTVFYSKASKGEKSQQVKKIICTGNTEVTRGEWLGTGQRMVYTTKDKKIVLTGNAKAWQNQNMVSGETITYFLDQKRSEVVGTPQKNKKPSRVNMTIIQN, encoded by the coding sequence ATGAAAGCCAGGAAATTACTATCCATATTGTTTTGCTACACCTTATTACAGACCCTTATCGCCTCGACAGCCTTTGCCAAAGATGCACCGATATACATAGAGGCAAACCATATGACCTCAACGGAAAATACAAATACCGTGTTTTTTGAAGGAGATGTCGATGCCAAACAGGATGATGTCCGCATTCGTTCTAACAAGATGACTGTCTTCTACAGCAAGGCCAGTAAGGGAGAAAAAAGCCAACAGGTGAAAAAAATTATCTGTACCGGCAATACGGAGGTCACCCGGGGAGAGTGGCTCGGTACCGGCCAGAGAATGGTCTATACAACAAAGGACAAAAAGATAGTCCTCACCGGCAACGCCAAAGCCTGGCAGAATCAAAACATGGTCAGCGGAGAGACAATCACCTATTTTCTCGACCAGAAACGCTCTGAAGTTGTCGGCACACCTCAAAAAAACAAAAAACCGTCTCGGGTCAACATGACCATTATCCAGAACTAG